A region from the Clostridia bacterium genome encodes:
- a CDS encoding DUF554 domain-containing protein, whose product MVGTFVNAGAIIAGSLAGLIVGRRLPEAISDTVMQGVGLFTVFLGLRMAGGTENPVLVLVSLAVGTVIGSLIDIERRLDGLGQRLKRIAPDAAGATFTQAFVASSLLYCVGPMAVMGAIQDGLTGDWSVLATKSLMDGITSCAYASSLGLGVGFSALPILLYQGAITMLAGTVKPLMTDPVLREMTAVGGILVLGIGWNLAMRARFRIGNMLPAVFVAAAAAFFLAS is encoded by the coding sequence GTGGTTGGAACATTTGTTAACGCTGGCGCGATAATCGCAGGAAGCCTTGCAGGGCTCATCGTAGGGCGGAGGCTTCCGGAGGCGATCTCCGACACGGTCATGCAGGGGGTCGGGCTGTTCACCGTCTTCCTGGGGCTGAGAATGGCCGGAGGGACCGAGAACCCAGTTCTCGTCCTAGTATCGCTGGCAGTGGGAACCGTAATCGGATCGCTGATAGATATCGAGCGACGCCTCGATGGCCTGGGGCAGCGGCTGAAGCGGATTGCTCCAGACGCAGCAGGGGCCACCTTCACCCAGGCATTTGTGGCGTCCAGCTTGCTCTACTGTGTGGGACCCATGGCGGTCATGGGCGCCATCCAGGATGGCCTGACCGGGGACTGGTCGGTGCTCGCCACGAAATCCCTGATGGACGGGATTACGTCTTGCGCGTATGCGTCCTCTCTCGGACTAGGAGTGGGATTCTCAGCTCTGCCGATCCTTCTGTACCAGGGAGCGATTACCATGCTGGCTGGAACAGTCAAGCCGCTGATGACAGACCCAGTGCTGCGTGAGATGACCGCGGTAGGGGGCATACTGGTGCTCGGAATCGGATGGAACCTGGCCATGCGCGCCAGATTCAGGATTGGGAACATGCTCCCTGCGGTGTTCGTGGCCGCGGCGGCAGCCTTCTTTCTTGCGTCATAA